In the genome of Myxococcus stipitatus, one region contains:
- a CDS encoding aquaporin, producing MLSAHPSTTPVEAGALNRPRRLAVEALGCGLLVVALEGAHHGAEHLGVSATDGRLFMSLAAGVVLACLTLVLQPLSGAHFNPALTFADALEGGTPWRDVPRYVLAQLGGGLAGRWVAHLMCGEPLLIATRTPAASSAQFISELVATFGLLVVVRGCVRVRPSATHLVVAGYVAATVWFTDSRSLANPALILARAVSTRTSALHPLDVESFVAAQILGAALAMALFRWLMTPSTQEATHRRWRVIFQSSKPTVAEKAAEVFNSLAAPEFARGTVEGALCEVDPHEPPPLVVRLVLEGELEPRGDGAVWKLGVGADGEGRLQASLREHTQRLLRTRGWSRLRVVGDPAHEAPGPTA from the coding sequence ATGCTGAGCGCACATCCATCCACGACACCCGTCGAGGCGGGGGCCCTGAACCGGCCTCGGCGCCTCGCGGTGGAGGCTCTCGGTTGTGGCCTGCTGGTGGTCGCATTGGAAGGCGCGCACCACGGCGCCGAGCACCTGGGCGTGAGCGCCACGGATGGGCGGCTCTTCATGTCGCTGGCCGCGGGTGTCGTGCTGGCCTGCCTCACGTTGGTGCTGCAGCCGTTGTCGGGTGCACACTTCAATCCCGCACTGACCTTCGCGGATGCCCTCGAGGGCGGGACGCCGTGGCGGGACGTGCCCCGGTATGTGCTCGCGCAGCTCGGAGGTGGGCTCGCGGGCCGGTGGGTCGCGCACCTGATGTGTGGTGAGCCGCTGCTCATCGCGACTCGGACGCCGGCGGCGAGCTCGGCGCAGTTCATCTCGGAGCTGGTCGCGACGTTCGGGTTGTTGGTCGTGGTGCGCGGGTGCGTGCGGGTCCGGCCGTCCGCGACGCACCTGGTGGTCGCGGGCTATGTCGCGGCGACGGTGTGGTTCACGGACTCGCGCTCACTCGCGAACCCGGCGCTCATCCTGGCCCGTGCGGTGAGCACCCGGACGAGTGCGCTGCATCCGCTCGACGTGGAGTCGTTCGTCGCGGCGCAGATTCTCGGCGCGGCGCTGGCGATGGCCCTGTTCCGCTGGCTGATGACTCCGTCCACCCAGGAGGCCACCCATCGGAGGTGGAGGGTCATCTTCCAGAGCTCGAAGCCCACGGTGGCGGAGAAGGCCGCGGAGGTCTTCAACAGCCTGGCCGCGCCGGAATTCGCACGGGGGACGGTGGAGGGAGCGCTGTGCGAGGTGGACCCGCATGAGCCGCCTCCGCTCGTCGTTCGGCTGGTGTTGGAGGGCGAGCTGGAGCCGAGGGGGGACGGGGCGGTGTGGAAGCTGGGCGTGGGGGCGGATGGCGAGGGGCGACTTCAAGCGTCGCTCCGGGAGCACACCCAGCGACTGCTGCGGACGCGAGGCTGGTCGCGACTGCGCGTCGTCGGAGACCCCGCTCACGAGGCCCCTGGCCCTACGGCGTGA
- a CDS encoding DUF3185 family protein has translation MGIIRLVGVMLAVAGGVVLWTGLNARESLTERASHALTGKYTENTTMHLAGGGAALAGGILLVLFGGSRKRR, from the coding sequence TTGGGAATCATTCGACTCGTGGGAGTGATGCTCGCGGTCGCGGGCGGCGTGGTGCTGTGGACCGGGCTCAATGCCCGTGAGTCTCTGACCGAGCGCGCGAGCCACGCCCTGACTGGCAAGTACACCGAGAACACCACGATGCACCTCGCGGGCGGTGGAGCCGCACTCGCAGGTGGCATCCTCCTCGTGCTCTTCGGCGGCTCGCGCAAGCGGCGCTAG
- the fghA gene encoding S-formylglutathione hydrolase, with protein MTVAPTLLSQHRCFDGTVGFYKHVSEACGGEMRFGVFVPPQAREREVPVLYYLAGLTCTEETFLMKGGAQRVAAELGVMLVAPDTSPRGAGYPGEEASWDFGVGAGFYLDATQAPWSARYRMGTYVTRELPALLSEHFPARGDREGIFGHSMGGHGALVCALRNPGRYRSVSAFAPIAAPMQVPWGVKAFKGYLGEDTAAWRAYDATELIRSAKAHLPPLLVDQGTADKFLQEQLKPELLREACAATGQPLTLRVHEGYDHGYYFISTFMEDHLRHHGAALNA; from the coding sequence ATGACGGTGGCTCCCACGTTGCTGAGCCAGCATCGGTGCTTCGATGGCACCGTGGGCTTCTACAAGCACGTGTCCGAGGCCTGCGGTGGCGAGATGCGCTTCGGCGTCTTCGTCCCGCCGCAGGCCCGCGAGCGCGAGGTGCCGGTGCTGTATTACCTCGCCGGGCTCACGTGCACGGAGGAGACGTTCCTCATGAAGGGGGGCGCGCAGCGCGTGGCGGCGGAGCTGGGCGTCATGCTGGTGGCGCCCGACACGAGCCCTCGCGGCGCGGGCTACCCTGGAGAGGAGGCCTCCTGGGACTTCGGCGTCGGCGCGGGGTTCTACCTGGATGCCACCCAGGCGCCGTGGTCCGCTCGGTACCGGATGGGCACCTATGTCACTCGGGAGCTGCCCGCGTTGCTCTCCGAGCACTTCCCTGCCCGGGGAGATCGCGAGGGCATCTTCGGGCACTCGATGGGCGGGCACGGCGCGCTGGTGTGCGCGCTGCGGAACCCGGGGCGCTATCGCTCCGTGTCGGCTTTCGCGCCCATCGCCGCGCCCATGCAGGTGCCGTGGGGAGTCAAGGCGTTCAAGGGCTACCTGGGCGAGGACACGGCGGCCTGGCGCGCCTACGACGCCACGGAGCTGATTCGTTCGGCGAAGGCGCACCTCCCGCCGCTGCTCGTGGACCAGGGGACGGCGGACAAGTTCCTCCAGGAGCAGCTCAAGCCGGAGCTGCTTCGCGAGGCCTGCGCGGCCACGGGACAGCCGCTCACGCTGCGCGTCCACGAGGGCTATGACCACGGCTACTACTTCATCTCCACGTTCATGGAGGACCACCTGCGTCACCATGGCGCGGCGCTGAACGCCTAG
- a CDS encoding S-(hydroxymethyl)glutathione dehydrogenase/class III alcohol dehydrogenase, which yields MDVRAAVALEAGKPLSIETVHLEGPKAGEVLVELKATGLCHTDDFTLSGQDPEGLFPAILGHEGAGVVVDVGPGVTSVRKGDHVIPLYTPECRQCKSCLSRKTNLCTAIRATQGKGLMPDGTSRFRLGKQAVHHYMGTSTFAQYTVLPEIAVAKIREDAPFDKVCYIGCGVTTGIGAVVYTAKVEAGARVVVFGLGGIGLNVVQAARMVGADQIVGVDINPGRKAMAEKFGLTHFVNPKEVGDDLVPYLVNLTQGGADYSFECIGNVNTMRQALECCHRGWGESIVIGVAGAGQEIKTRPFQLVTGRVWKGSAFGGARGRTDVPRIVDWYMDGKINVDDLITHTLKLEDINKGFELMHKGESIRSVVKYS from the coding sequence ATGGACGTGCGCGCGGCGGTGGCGCTCGAGGCAGGCAAGCCGTTGAGCATCGAGACGGTTCACCTCGAGGGTCCGAAGGCGGGAGAGGTGCTCGTCGAGCTCAAGGCCACGGGCCTCTGCCACACCGATGACTTCACCCTCTCCGGGCAGGACCCGGAGGGACTCTTCCCCGCCATCCTGGGCCACGAGGGCGCGGGCGTGGTGGTGGACGTGGGGCCGGGCGTGACGTCGGTGCGCAAGGGCGACCACGTCATCCCGCTCTACACGCCGGAGTGCCGGCAATGTAAGTCGTGCCTGTCGCGCAAGACGAACCTGTGTACGGCCATCCGCGCCACGCAGGGCAAGGGGCTGATGCCGGATGGCACCAGCCGCTTCCGTCTGGGGAAGCAGGCGGTGCACCACTACATGGGCACGTCCACCTTCGCGCAGTACACGGTGCTGCCGGAGATCGCCGTGGCGAAGATTCGCGAGGACGCCCCGTTCGACAAGGTCTGCTACATCGGCTGCGGCGTGACGACGGGCATTGGCGCGGTGGTGTACACGGCCAAGGTGGAGGCGGGAGCCCGCGTCGTCGTCTTCGGCCTGGGCGGCATCGGGCTCAACGTGGTGCAGGCGGCGCGGATGGTCGGCGCGGACCAGATTGTCGGCGTGGACATCAACCCCGGGCGCAAGGCCATGGCGGAGAAGTTCGGCCTCACCCACTTCGTCAACCCGAAGGAAGTCGGTGACGACCTGGTCCCCTACCTCGTCAACCTGACCCAGGGCGGCGCGGACTACAGCTTCGAGTGCATCGGCAACGTGAACACCATGCGCCAGGCGCTGGAGTGCTGCCACCGGGGCTGGGGCGAGAGCATCGTCATCGGCGTGGCGGGTGCGGGGCAGGAGATCAAGACGCGTCCGTTCCAGCTCGTCACGGGCCGCGTGTGGAAGGGCAGCGCGTTTGGTGGCGCGCGCGGGCGCACGGACGTGCCCAGGATTGTCGACTGGTACATGGACGGGAAGATCAACGTCGATGACCTCATCACGCACACCCTGAAGCTGGAGGACATCAACAAGGGCTTCGAGCTGATGCACAAGGGTGAGTCCATCCGCAGCGTGGTGAAGTACTCATGA
- a CDS encoding tetratricopeptide repeat protein: MKRLARVGLVFGVLALGGTGVGCADKENEAAKQHRIKASNHMAKKEYKEAAEAYALSLQADPKQEKVWEKKAFAHIELGEIDKASEAVLKLLEFKTTPAEKAEIYRTLASIYMKGGTLDDAEKYFNEALKLEPKDEASLGWIAEIYAQRGGARSMAAPIVKADLEKSLSYYDQVIAINPNSANTYLNKRVVMGRLMEYERQQMEMAKSEAVENAKDPKVVEEANARAAEHLKQMEAYNSQFADMTKKFSEAQKATKAQAANQK, encoded by the coding sequence ATGAAGCGACTGGCTCGAGTCGGTCTGGTCTTTGGAGTTCTGGCACTCGGCGGCACCGGGGTGGGCTGTGCCGACAAGGAGAACGAGGCGGCCAAGCAGCACCGCATCAAGGCCTCCAACCACATGGCCAAGAAGGAGTACAAGGAGGCCGCCGAGGCCTACGCCCTGTCGCTCCAGGCCGACCCCAAGCAGGAGAAGGTCTGGGAGAAGAAGGCCTTCGCCCACATCGAGCTGGGTGAGATCGACAAGGCCTCCGAGGCCGTCCTGAAGCTCCTCGAGTTCAAGACGACGCCCGCCGAGAAGGCGGAGATCTACCGGACGCTCGCCAGCATCTACATGAAGGGCGGCACGCTCGACGACGCCGAGAAGTACTTCAACGAGGCCCTCAAGCTGGAGCCGAAGGACGAGGCCTCGCTGGGGTGGATCGCGGAGATCTACGCGCAGCGCGGTGGCGCGCGCTCCATGGCTGCCCCCATCGTCAAGGCCGACCTGGAGAAGTCGCTGAGCTATTACGACCAGGTCATCGCCATCAACCCGAACTCCGCCAACACGTACCTCAACAAGCGCGTCGTGATGGGCCGCCTCATGGAGTACGAGCGGCAGCAGATGGAGATGGCGAAGTCGGAGGCGGTGGAGAACGCGAAGGACCCCAAGGTCGTCGAGGAGGCCAACGCCCGCGCCGCCGAGCACCTGAAGCAGATGGAGGCCTACAACTCGCAGTTCGCTGACATGACGAAGAAGTTCAGCGAGGCGCAGAAGGCCACCAAGGCCCAGGCGGCGAACCAGAAGTAG
- a CDS encoding head GIN domain-containing protein, with product MRIGAQVGLVLLAASVAGCQGPHVSGSGRQIEEERTTPAFTRLAIEDGIGAYIEVDPDKPQSVRLVGDDNLVALMRTEHSGSRLQVHFPDHEIDSWDSPNPLRVDIVVPSLEALERSGGGALVDVSGTVDAEVFELSSSGGGQIRIRGLRSESLEVSLSGSSNVILEGVVSRMEASLSGASRVTGRELAIRDATLNTSGGGQVVLRVSQTLRVSASGGGRLQIIGHPEVLERDLSGGSTLTFE from the coding sequence GTGAGAATCGGGGCCCAGGTTGGACTCGTGTTGCTGGCCGCGTCGGTGGCGGGATGCCAGGGCCCGCATGTCAGCGGCAGCGGTCGGCAGATCGAGGAGGAGCGGACGACGCCCGCCTTCACCCGGCTCGCGATCGAAGATGGAATCGGCGCGTACATCGAGGTGGACCCGGACAAGCCCCAGTCTGTGCGCCTGGTGGGTGATGACAACCTCGTGGCGCTGATGCGCACGGAGCACTCGGGCTCGCGGCTCCAGGTCCACTTCCCGGACCACGAGATTGACAGCTGGGACTCCCCCAACCCGCTTCGGGTGGACATCGTGGTGCCGAGCCTGGAGGCCCTCGAGCGCTCGGGAGGTGGCGCGCTCGTGGACGTCAGCGGCACGGTGGATGCGGAGGTCTTCGAGCTGTCCTCGAGTGGCGGCGGACAGATTCGCATCCGAGGGCTGCGGTCCGAGTCGCTGGAGGTATCGCTCAGCGGAAGCTCCAACGTGATTCTGGAGGGTGTGGTGTCGAGGATGGAGGCCTCGCTCTCGGGTGCGAGCCGGGTGACGGGGCGGGAGCTGGCCATTCGGGATGCGACGCTGAACACGAGCGGCGGAGGGCAGGTGGTGCTGCGGGTGTCGCAGACCCTTCGGGTCAGTGCCTCGGGGGGCGGCCGGTTGCAGATCATCGGGCACCCCGAGGTCCTCGAAAGGGACCTCTCGGGCGGCTCCACGCTCACCTTCGAGTAA